One Cryptosporangium aurantiacum DNA window includes the following coding sequences:
- a CDS encoding SRPBCC family protein, translated as MAKTEIIAEPGTSQIVVTREFQAPRDLVFRAYTDPDLIPRWLGPRELTTKVTDYDVRDGGRYRYVHADPDGNEYAFRGVFHGTPTPDLTTQTFEYEGMPGHVALEAVTMTEVDGRTVVRTLSSFQSVEDRDGIVESGMETGIRDSDERLEALLAELQP; from the coding sequence CGCCGAGCCCGGCACCTCCCAGATCGTCGTGACGCGGGAGTTCCAGGCCCCGCGTGACCTGGTGTTCCGGGCCTACACCGATCCGGACCTCATCCCGCGTTGGCTCGGCCCGCGCGAGCTGACGACGAAGGTCACCGACTACGACGTCCGGGACGGTGGCCGGTACCGGTACGTCCACGCGGACCCCGACGGCAATGAGTACGCGTTCCGCGGCGTCTTCCACGGCACGCCGACGCCCGACCTCACGACGCAGACGTTCGAGTACGAGGGCATGCCGGGCCACGTCGCGCTGGAGGCCGTGACGATGACCGAGGTGGACGGCCGCACGGTCGTCCGCACGCTCTCCAGCTTCCAGTCGGTCGAGGACCGCGACGGCATCGTCGAGTCCGGAATGGAGACCGGGATTCGCGACTCCGACGAGCGGCTCGAGGCGCTGCTCGCCGAACTACAGCCGTAA
- a CDS encoding TIGR03620 family F420-dependent LLM class oxidoreductase produces MAQRLVSVWQPFFIANKDRDAVLDAATELEELGYHRLWFSAGFKEGVPARFREILDGTKRIGVAPGIVSIWHASPADAAAFTADAEAAHPGRFLLGLGASHAVLVESGGEQYRKPYSKMVEYLDALDAAGSPPEQRVLAALGPRMLELSRERACGAHPYFVPAEHTEQARAVLGPEALLAPEVAVVLEPDAERARAVAREYTTGYLTLPNYTQNLRRLGWTDADLAGGGSDRLVDALIPWGTAEQVAAGIEKHYTAGADEVTIQVLGVGAKDFPGDAFRALAAALI; encoded by the coding sequence ATGGCACAACGACTCGTGAGCGTGTGGCAACCCTTCTTCATCGCCAACAAAGACCGGGACGCCGTCCTCGACGCCGCCACCGAACTGGAAGAGCTGGGATATCACCGGCTCTGGTTCTCGGCGGGCTTCAAGGAGGGCGTCCCGGCCCGTTTCCGGGAGATCCTCGACGGCACGAAGCGGATCGGCGTCGCGCCCGGAATCGTCAGCATCTGGCACGCGTCCCCAGCGGACGCGGCCGCGTTCACCGCGGACGCCGAGGCCGCGCACCCCGGCCGCTTCCTCCTCGGGCTCGGCGCGAGCCACGCCGTCCTCGTCGAGAGCGGCGGTGAGCAGTACCGCAAGCCGTACTCGAAGATGGTCGAGTACCTCGACGCGCTCGACGCCGCCGGAAGCCCGCCCGAGCAGCGCGTGCTCGCCGCGCTCGGGCCGCGGATGCTCGAGCTCTCGCGTGAACGGGCGTGCGGAGCGCACCCGTACTTCGTCCCCGCCGAACACACCGAACAGGCCCGTGCGGTGCTGGGGCCCGAGGCGCTGCTCGCGCCCGAGGTGGCGGTCGTCCTCGAGCCGGACGCCGAGCGGGCGCGCGCCGTAGCCAGGGAGTACACCACCGGGTACCTCACGCTGCCGAACTACACCCAGAACCTCCGGCGCCTCGGCTGGACCGACGCGGACCTGGCCGGCGGCGGCAGCGACCGGCTCGTTGACGCGCTGATCCCGTGGGGCACCGCCGAGCAGGTCGCGGCCGGGATCGAGAAGCACTACACGGCCGGTGCCGACGAGGTGACGATCCAGGTCCTGGGCGTCGGCGCGAAAGACTTCCCCGGTGACGCGTTCCGCGCGCTGGCGGCCGCGCTGATCTGA
- a CDS encoding substrate-binding domain-containing protein: protein MVVLVGGALTAGYLLRSDECTGEPVVLSVVTSPDQQDVVRELAYAWEAGEHRIDGKCGAILVRGQESSAVGQSLTPTQNGAAPANRVDVWMPDSSTWITSTAARPGVAPLFAYDRPSIATSPIVLALPRPMADALGWPNTPVSWTQLGLQRINGRTWSDYGHPEWGALRIGVGDPRQSTTALGTLLSVVDANGDNKVGETELHNALLLARAATVDQPTSAAFLARLRGATDEAALLAEAGPFPATEQQVAAYDNGDPVVPLTAVHPTEGTIFADYPYVTLAAPWVDPIRQKIAASFLDLIQSDEGREAYGRAGFRDPERTTRYARGLQPVLGMGGPVSDGARGLPTDDGITRTVVFWTALQRRANVLATIDTSGSMTDRAPDGSGTRMQVVQEACIRAITLFSPESGVGLWKFATELDGDKDYRQLVPLGPIGGALSDGTPRRAALETAIRRDLTPKGATGLYDTMYAAFRNVQAHWQPGRLNLLVLMTDGKNEDDGLTRAQLVQRLRQIAQPDKPVQVIAIGFGSDADLAELNAITQAVGGKAYRANSGRDIDRIFLQTLVGGE from the coding sequence GTGGTCGTCTTGGTCGGTGGCGCGCTCACTGCCGGTTACCTCCTCCGTTCCGACGAGTGCACCGGCGAGCCGGTCGTGCTCTCCGTCGTCACCTCGCCCGATCAGCAGGACGTCGTCCGGGAGCTGGCCTACGCCTGGGAGGCCGGGGAACACCGGATCGACGGGAAGTGCGGTGCGATCCTGGTCCGCGGCCAGGAGTCGTCCGCCGTCGGCCAGTCGCTGACGCCGACCCAGAACGGCGCCGCGCCCGCGAACCGGGTCGATGTCTGGATGCCGGATTCGTCCACCTGGATCACCAGCACCGCCGCACGGCCGGGTGTCGCCCCGCTGTTCGCCTACGACCGCCCCAGCATCGCGACCTCGCCGATCGTGCTGGCGCTGCCTCGCCCGATGGCCGATGCGCTGGGCTGGCCGAACACGCCGGTGTCGTGGACGCAGCTCGGGCTGCAGCGGATCAACGGCCGGACCTGGAGCGACTACGGCCACCCGGAGTGGGGCGCGTTGCGGATCGGCGTCGGCGACCCGCGGCAGTCCACGACGGCGCTCGGCACGCTGCTGTCGGTGGTCGACGCCAACGGCGACAACAAGGTGGGCGAGACCGAGCTGCACAACGCGTTGCTGCTGGCCAGGGCCGCGACCGTGGACCAGCCGACGTCGGCGGCGTTCCTCGCCCGGCTGCGCGGCGCCACGGACGAGGCCGCGCTGCTCGCCGAGGCCGGTCCGTTCCCGGCGACCGAGCAGCAGGTGGCGGCGTACGACAACGGTGACCCGGTGGTGCCGCTGACCGCCGTGCACCCCACCGAGGGGACGATCTTCGCCGACTACCCGTACGTGACGCTCGCCGCGCCCTGGGTCGATCCGATCCGGCAGAAGATCGCGGCCAGCTTCCTCGACCTGATCCAGAGCGACGAGGGGCGGGAGGCGTACGGGCGGGCCGGATTCCGCGACCCGGAGCGCACCACCCGGTACGCGCGGGGTCTCCAGCCGGTGCTGGGGATGGGCGGTCCGGTCTCGGACGGTGCCAGGGGCCTGCCCACCGACGACGGGATCACCCGGACCGTGGTGTTCTGGACCGCGCTGCAGCGCCGGGCGAACGTGCTGGCCACGATCGACACGTCCGGCTCGATGACGGATCGGGCGCCGGACGGCTCCGGCACCCGCATGCAGGTCGTGCAGGAGGCGTGCATCCGGGCGATCACGTTGTTCAGCCCGGAGTCCGGCGTCGGACTGTGGAAGTTCGCGACGGAACTCGACGGCGACAAGGACTACCGGCAGCTGGTCCCGCTCGGGCCGATCGGCGGCGCGCTGTCGGACGGCACGCCGCGCCGGGCGGCGCTGGAGACCGCGATCCGGCGCGATCTGACGCCGAAGGGCGCGACCGGCCTGTACGACACGATGTACGCCGCGTTCCGCAACGTCCAGGCGCACTGGCAGCCCGGCCGGTTGAACCTGCTGGTGCTGATGACCGACGGCAAGAACGAGGACGACGGCCTGACCCGTGCGCAGCTGGTCCAGCGGCTTCGTCAGATCGCTCAGCCGGACAAGCCGGTGCAGGTGATCGCGATCGGCTTCGGGAGCGACGCCGACCTGGCCGAGCTCAACGCGATCACGCAGGCCGTCGGTGGCAAGGCGTACCGCGCGAACAGCGGCCGCGACATCGATCGGATCTTCCTGCAGACGCTAGTCGGCGGCGAGTAG
- a CDS encoding molybdopterin-dependent oxidoreductase — MSTRTAYRTCPLCEAVCGLEITLSGRDVVRVRGDRDDVFSRGFICPKGATLGDLDQDPDRLTGPLVRRDGVLTPATWDEAFAAVEAGLGRVAAEHGRESVALYFGNPNAHTLGGGLYLGALRKAIGTRNVYSAASVDQLPKHVSAGLMFGDPTAIPVPDLDRTDYLLMLGANPVESNGSLCTAPDFPGRLKALRARGGRLVVVDPRRTRTAALADRHLFIRPGTDPYLLLGIVHTLFAENLVAALDDRFAGVEELRVLAKEFTPSAMADVCGVPAEEIETLARELAAAETAVVYGRIGTSTAEFGTLTSWLVDVVTTLTGNLDRPGGGMFGAPPHGRTRWRKPFRTGRWSSRVRGLPEVIGELPVATLADEIRTPGDGQVRALVTVAGNPVLSTPDGPGLDAALETLDFMVSVDPYLNATTRRADVILPPPRILEAGHYDVALLGFAVRRVARYSPPVLAPLDGRPNEAQILAKLALIAAGQGVDADPALLDEGLIGAALAHAVADPTSPVHGRDAGELAAELTGADGTERRLDLMLRLGSYGDAFGARPGGLSLRRLLDAPHGLDLGPLEPALDALVATASGKVELAPAPIVADLARLRSGAGARRDGFVLVGRRNLRTNNSWSHNVRALAGGSNRCTLQMNTDDAARLGLAAGQEVWVRSRVGAVATVLEPSETIMPGVVSLPHGFGHGLPGTRQRVAEQTSGVNANTLTDPDLLDALSGTAVLNGIPVEVGAN, encoded by the coding sequence ATGAGCACTCGAACCGCCTACCGGACCTGCCCGCTCTGCGAAGCCGTCTGCGGCCTCGAGATCACGCTCTCCGGCCGGGACGTCGTCCGGGTCCGTGGTGACCGGGACGACGTCTTCAGCCGTGGTTTCATCTGCCCGAAGGGCGCGACGCTCGGCGACCTCGACCAGGACCCCGATCGGCTGACCGGGCCGCTCGTCCGCCGCGACGGCGTCCTGACCCCGGCCACCTGGGACGAGGCGTTCGCCGCCGTGGAGGCCGGGCTGGGCCGGGTCGCCGCGGAGCACGGCCGGGAGTCGGTCGCGCTGTACTTCGGCAACCCGAACGCGCACACGCTCGGTGGCGGGCTCTACCTAGGTGCGCTGCGCAAGGCGATCGGCACCCGCAACGTCTACAGCGCGGCCAGCGTCGACCAGCTCCCCAAGCACGTCTCGGCCGGGCTGATGTTCGGCGACCCGACCGCGATCCCGGTGCCCGACCTGGACCGCACCGACTACCTGCTGATGCTCGGCGCCAACCCGGTCGAGTCCAACGGCAGCCTGTGCACAGCCCCCGACTTCCCCGGCCGCCTCAAGGCGCTGCGGGCGCGCGGCGGGCGACTCGTCGTCGTCGACCCGCGCCGCACCCGGACCGCCGCGCTCGCCGACCGGCACCTGTTCATCCGCCCCGGCACCGACCCGTACCTGCTGCTCGGCATCGTGCACACGCTGTTCGCCGAGAACCTGGTGGCCGCGCTGGACGACCGCTTCGCGGGTGTCGAGGAACTGCGCGTGCTGGCCAAGGAGTTCACGCCGTCCGCGATGGCCGACGTGTGCGGCGTCCCGGCCGAGGAGATCGAGACGCTGGCCCGTGAGCTCGCGGCGGCCGAGACCGCCGTGGTGTACGGCCGGATCGGCACGTCGACCGCCGAGTTCGGGACGCTGACCAGCTGGCTCGTCGACGTCGTCACCACGCTGACCGGCAACCTCGACCGGCCGGGCGGCGGCATGTTCGGCGCACCACCGCACGGCCGCACGCGCTGGCGCAAGCCGTTCCGGACCGGCCGCTGGAGCAGCCGGGTCCGGGGCCTGCCGGAGGTCATCGGCGAGCTCCCGGTCGCGACCCTCGCCGACGAGATCCGGACGCCCGGCGACGGCCAGGTCCGCGCGCTGGTCACGGTGGCGGGCAACCCGGTGCTGTCCACCCCGGACGGACCCGGCCTGGACGCGGCGCTGGAGACGCTCGACTTCATGGTCAGCGTCGACCCGTACTTGAACGCGACCACCCGGCGCGCGGACGTGATCCTCCCGCCGCCCCGGATCCTGGAAGCCGGCCACTACGACGTCGCGCTGCTCGGGTTCGCGGTCCGGCGGGTGGCGCGCTACTCCCCGCCGGTGCTCGCCCCTCTCGACGGCAGGCCGAACGAGGCGCAGATCCTCGCGAAGCTCGCGCTGATCGCCGCCGGGCAGGGCGTGGACGCCGATCCGGCGCTGCTCGACGAGGGCTTGATCGGCGCGGCGCTGGCGCACGCCGTGGCCGACCCGACGTCCCCGGTGCACGGACGCGACGCCGGTGAGCTCGCGGCGGAGCTGACCGGTGCGGACGGCACCGAACGACGGCTGGACCTGATGCTGCGGCTCGGCAGCTACGGTGACGCGTTCGGCGCCCGTCCCGGCGGGCTCTCGCTGCGACGGCTGCTGGACGCTCCGCACGGCCTCGACCTCGGTCCGCTGGAGCCCGCGCTCGACGCGCTGGTGGCCACCGCGTCCGGGAAGGTCGAGCTGGCACCCGCGCCGATCGTCGCCGACCTGGCCCGGCTCCGCTCCGGCGCAGGCGCCCGGCGCGACGGGTTCGTGCTGGTCGGGCGGCGGAACCTGCGGACGAACAACAGCTGGTCACACAACGTCCGCGCGCTGGCGGGCGGGTCGAACCGGTGCACGCTGCAGATGAACACCGACGACGCCGCCCGGCTCGGGCTCGCGGCCGGGCAGGAGGTGTGGGTCCGCTCGCGGGTCGGCGCGGTGGCGACCGTGCTGGAGCCGAGCGAGACGATCATGCCCGGCGTCGTCAGCCTGCCGCACGGCTTCGGGCACGGCCTGCCCGGCACCCGGCAGCGGGTCGCGGAGCAGACCTCAGGCGTCAACGCGAACACGCTCACCGACCCCGACCTGCTCGACGCGCTGAGCGGCACCGCCGTCCTCAACGGAATCCCGGTGGAGGTCGGCGCTAACTGA
- a CDS encoding diguanylate cyclase produces MSKRERGVSLDRHDDAGVLLGLERLRAVAGTAGEPAVPLPASGSRPDGQPRPRPVSPIGPVDAAPLRSTTGTHGAGVRAATAAKAAQGSAGYEILGELGRGSRTVAYRVRRGDGVYAMKVARDRVTGPDDDAATAEAAERAFRREAALLACVAHPGLARVHEVGTADGRPYLVMDLVDGDRLADVLADGALGIDTLLAIGIDVADALAAAHRAGLMHRDIKPENIIVQTGVGHVAPQARVIDFGMASRLGAPPDGTVAGTMLYCAPEQSGMLNRPVDGRADLYALGAVLFECATGAPPFDSDDVGSLLRMHATVPAPDPLMARRDLPPALGGVIAKLLAKDPDDRYQSGDGLVADLRRLASGEGAFRLGTADRPTAGKTEAPLVGRDAELGALAARWQKIRDAAADGTAAGGAALVTGPPGSGKSRLTEELTVAVTANRGLVLYGKCDADSSVPLAPLREAFDRYVAEVLELPPARRVAAAVDLTAAAGPAASLLHGLSPGLGALLEAAPLVADDRDQPLPGAVAGFLAGLARSAGGLVLHLDDLHWMDDATGRVLRQLADELPDAPVLVLATARDGPGHESELDAVRAALGPALDLTIRLEPLPADAVAELVRGVTGGIRISAAAAAALAARSDGNPFTLLQFLTAIVDAGLARPSWGTWQIDSDLLHDVELPVDAVALVLERLRGLDDESRQLLGVAAALGPHFDPGMVAEVGRIARRRAIEVASAAAWRHLLERRDGDNFQFLHDRIREALLGQFDPATLRSVHARIADVLTAQDQSVPATVYALARHRQLADDGRPNPALFVACTAAGRLALAEQAPAEAVGFLEQAAAAATRSGHVPDAQFLQALGRAQHRTGRFRDALATLEAARARTAEPLERARLLALTAQVHDSTWATDRQSQAVDEALLELGRPLPDNPFVLVFSTLWQVLAGLAIMLTRIGYGTVREPQRDLYCLLTELYDAGALAYARQLRPTVSLAFTLRRVFLTARIGRGPESARMAMAAAHLVYIIGLRRYGRWLTRRAHRTAEDVGDPQLTAFVDWLEALDEQFFGFDQGERVRAVLANRARWLDAGRRIDLLSVLCWDTLLRGDVGGAEEVFTRRQALVEASDGALNSTVHACNVGLLALQGRPAEAAAQLARARADGGRARWERVDLSYVAMLSEVEQGDCGPAFDEAVADLEDAAVPWWALIPIHRGLYVYQAYGRLEQVRVASKDDRARRLAQARAAVRALGLVANTPMLRAHHRVTRAGLLLCEGRTDRALRALNTAEPVLRAVDAPLVAFETARIRARALQSLGADGERDRQARYALALAVEQRWPHRARQLASEFGLDSASRVTLHQARSSDGVAVSLYRQRLDAIQQVGLAASRVLDPARVAAVALDETIRILGAERAYLFLVDDTGRLRPHGGRDAARTDLGTLTGYSATLVERVWQSRTAMVVTGTEEGAALGAESVVLHGLRSIMAAPILLDGRLLGVVYLDSRVAKGIFTADDVGVLTAITSHVAVALETARAAQLEVAVGAANRQRDLAETLRDALAAITGILEPTPEQVLRRLLTVVFGVVGGDSGWLIQAGPEPPLVWVRAASRTGRHHRTDDLAGIFAAVAAADGLDDPGDGLNIPTGSHPVAMEADARLLHLLETAEPAVSRSDAPRLVTDALPDARCWLALPLVARDERLGVLLFATGSPDDYDDGVAEIAGALVGQGMVAYENARLFAEVRRLATIDGLTGVANRRHFFELATQDVAVSRRDRAASWPIAAMMIDIDHFKQVNDEHGHQVGDEVIQVVAGRLRQNGRGLGLLGRYGGEEFALLLRAGPVEAARVAEQLRAAVAEDPVPTSAGPLRVTISLGVTYLRDADLDADPDADTLVSTLLGRADRCLYLAKHAGRNRVHVS; encoded by the coding sequence GTGAGCAAACGGGAGCGTGGGGTGTCGCTCGACCGCCACGACGACGCAGGCGTCCTCCTGGGGCTGGAACGCCTCCGCGCGGTCGCCGGAACGGCCGGCGAGCCCGCCGTGCCGCTTCCCGCGTCCGGCAGCCGTCCGGACGGCCAGCCGCGCCCGCGTCCGGTCAGCCCGATCGGCCCGGTCGACGCGGCGCCGCTCCGGTCCACCACCGGCACCCACGGGGCCGGTGTCCGGGCCGCCACCGCGGCGAAGGCCGCACAGGGTTCGGCCGGCTACGAGATCCTCGGCGAGCTCGGCCGGGGCAGCCGGACCGTCGCGTACCGGGTCCGCCGCGGCGACGGCGTGTACGCGATGAAAGTGGCGCGGGACCGCGTCACCGGGCCCGACGACGACGCGGCGACGGCCGAGGCCGCCGAGCGCGCGTTCCGCCGGGAGGCCGCGCTGCTCGCCTGCGTCGCGCACCCCGGCCTGGCGCGCGTGCACGAGGTCGGCACCGCCGACGGGCGTCCGTACCTGGTGATGGACCTGGTCGACGGAGATCGGCTAGCCGACGTCCTCGCCGACGGGGCGCTCGGCATCGACACGCTGCTCGCGATCGGCATCGACGTCGCGGACGCGCTGGCCGCGGCCCACCGGGCCGGACTGATGCACCGCGACATCAAGCCGGAGAACATCATCGTCCAAACCGGCGTCGGGCACGTCGCGCCGCAGGCGCGGGTGATCGACTTCGGGATGGCCTCCCGGCTGGGCGCACCGCCCGACGGCACGGTGGCCGGGACGATGCTCTACTGCGCGCCGGAGCAGTCCGGCATGCTCAACCGCCCGGTCGACGGCCGCGCCGACCTCTACGCGCTCGGCGCCGTGCTGTTCGAGTGCGCGACCGGCGCGCCGCCGTTCGACTCCGACGACGTCGGCTCGCTGCTGCGGATGCACGCGACGGTGCCTGCGCCGGATCCGCTGATGGCTCGCCGCGACCTGCCGCCCGCGCTCGGGGGCGTGATCGCGAAGCTGCTGGCCAAGGACCCGGACGACCGCTACCAGAGCGGCGACGGCCTGGTCGCGGACCTGCGCAGGCTGGCGTCCGGCGAGGGGGCGTTCCGGCTCGGCACCGCCGACCGGCCGACCGCCGGGAAGACCGAGGCCCCGCTGGTCGGCCGTGACGCCGAGCTCGGCGCGCTGGCGGCACGCTGGCAAAAGATCCGGGACGCCGCCGCCGACGGCACCGCCGCCGGGGGCGCCGCGCTGGTCACCGGGCCGCCGGGAAGCGGCAAGAGCCGGCTGACCGAGGAACTCACGGTCGCGGTCACCGCCAACCGAGGGCTGGTCCTCTACGGCAAGTGCGACGCGGACTCCTCGGTGCCGCTGGCGCCGCTGCGCGAAGCGTTCGACCGGTACGTCGCCGAGGTCCTGGAGCTGCCGCCGGCCCGCCGGGTCGCCGCCGCCGTCGACCTGACCGCCGCGGCCGGTCCGGCGGCGTCGCTGTTACACGGCCTGTCCCCCGGCCTGGGCGCGCTGCTGGAAGCAGCGCCGCTGGTCGCCGACGACCGCGACCAGCCGCTACCGGGTGCGGTCGCCGGATTCCTCGCCGGGCTGGCCCGCTCCGCGGGCGGCCTGGTGCTGCACCTGGACGACTTGCACTGGATGGACGACGCCACCGGTCGGGTGCTCCGCCAGCTGGCCGACGAACTTCCGGACGCCCCGGTCCTGGTGCTCGCCACCGCGCGCGACGGCCCGGGGCACGAGTCGGAACTCGACGCGGTGCGGGCGGCGCTCGGCCCGGCGCTCGACCTCACGATCCGGCTCGAACCCCTGCCCGCGGACGCCGTCGCGGAGCTGGTCCGCGGCGTCACCGGCGGCATCCGGATCAGCGCTGCCGCCGCGGCCGCGCTGGCCGCCCGCAGCGACGGCAACCCGTTCACGCTGCTGCAGTTCCTCACCGCGATCGTCGACGCCGGCCTGGCCCGGCCGTCCTGGGGCACCTGGCAGATCGACTCCGACCTGCTGCACGACGTCGAACTGCCGGTCGACGCGGTGGCGCTGGTGCTCGAACGGCTGCGCGGGCTGGACGACGAGAGCAGGCAGTTGCTCGGGGTCGCCGCCGCGCTCGGCCCGCACTTCGACCCCGGCATGGTCGCCGAGGTCGGCCGCATCGCCCGGCGCCGCGCGATCGAGGTCGCCAGCGCCGCCGCCTGGCGCCACCTGCTGGAGCGCCGGGACGGCGACAACTTCCAGTTCTTGCACGACCGGATCCGCGAAGCGCTGCTCGGCCAGTTCGACCCCGCGACGCTGCGCAGCGTGCACGCCCGGATCGCCGACGTCCTCACCGCGCAGGACCAGAGCGTGCCCGCCACGGTGTACGCGCTGGCCCGGCATCGGCAGCTGGCCGACGACGGCAGGCCGAACCCCGCGCTGTTCGTGGCCTGCACGGCCGCCGGACGGCTCGCGCTCGCCGAGCAGGCACCGGCCGAGGCGGTCGGCTTCCTGGAGCAGGCGGCCGCGGCGGCGACCCGGTCGGGCCACGTTCCGGACGCCCAGTTCCTGCAGGCGCTGGGCCGCGCACAGCACCGCACCGGCCGGTTCCGCGACGCGCTGGCCACGCTCGAGGCCGCGCGGGCGCGCACCGCCGAACCGCTCGAGCGCGCCCGGCTGCTCGCGCTGACCGCGCAGGTCCACGACAGCACGTGGGCGACCGACCGGCAGTCGCAGGCCGTCGACGAAGCGCTGCTGGAGCTCGGCAGGCCGCTGCCGGACAACCCGTTCGTGCTCGTCTTCTCGACGCTCTGGCAGGTGCTGGCCGGGCTGGCGATCATGCTGACCCGGATCGGTTACGGCACCGTCCGGGAACCGCAGCGCGACCTGTACTGCCTGCTCACCGAGCTCTACGACGCCGGCGCGCTGGCGTACGCCCGGCAGTTACGGCCGACCGTCTCGCTGGCGTTCACACTGCGGCGGGTCTTCCTGACCGCCCGGATCGGCCGCGGCCCGGAGAGCGCGCGGATGGCGATGGCGGCGGCGCACCTCGTCTACATCATCGGCCTGCGCCGGTACGGGCGGTGGCTGACCCGGCGGGCGCACCGCACGGCCGAGGACGTCGGCGACCCGCAGCTGACCGCGTTCGTCGACTGGCTGGAGGCGCTGGACGAGCAGTTCTTCGGCTTCGACCAGGGCGAGCGGGTCCGTGCGGTGCTCGCCAACCGCGCCCGGTGGCTGGACGCCGGCCGCCGGATCGACCTGCTGTCGGTGCTCTGCTGGGACACGCTGCTGCGCGGCGACGTCGGGGGCGCCGAGGAGGTGTTCACCCGTCGCCAGGCGCTGGTCGAGGCCAGCGACGGCGCGCTGAACTCGACCGTGCACGCGTGCAACGTCGGGCTGCTCGCGCTGCAGGGGCGGCCCGCGGAGGCCGCCGCGCAGCTGGCCAGGGCACGAGCCGACGGCGGACGGGCGCGCTGGGAACGCGTCGACCTGAGCTACGTGGCGATGCTGTCCGAGGTGGAGCAGGGCGACTGCGGCCCGGCGTTCGACGAGGCCGTCGCGGACCTGGAGGACGCCGCGGTGCCCTGGTGGGCGCTGATCCCGATCCACCGGGGGCTCTACGTCTACCAGGCGTACGGGCGGCTCGAGCAGGTCCGCGTCGCGAGCAAGGACGACCGGGCACGGCGGCTGGCGCAGGCCCGCGCGGCGGTGCGGGCGCTCGGCCTCGTCGCCAACACCCCGATGCTGCGGGCACACCATCGGGTGACGCGCGCCGGGCTGCTGCTGTGCGAGGGGCGCACCGACCGTGCGCTGCGGGCGCTGAACACCGCCGAGCCGGTGCTGCGCGCCGTGGACGCGCCGCTGGTGGCGTTCGAGACGGCCCGGATCAGGGCTCGGGCCCTGCAGAGTCTGGGCGCGGACGGCGAACGCGACCGGCAGGCACGGTACGCGCTGGCGCTCGCCGTCGAGCAGCGCTGGCCGCACCGGGCCCGCCAGCTCGCGTCGGAGTTCGGCCTGGACAGCGCGTCCCGGGTCACGCTGCACCAGGCCCGGTCCTCCGACGGTGTCGCGGTCAGCCTGTACCGGCAGCGGCTGGACGCGATCCAGCAGGTCGGGCTCGCCGCGTCCCGCGTGCTCGATCCGGCCCGGGTGGCCGCGGTCGCGCTGGACGAGACGATCCGGATCCTCGGCGCGGAACGCGCCTACCTGTTCCTGGTCGACGACACCGGCCGGCTGCGCCCGCACGGGGGACGCGACGCCGCGCGCACCGACCTCGGCACGCTCACCGGCTACAGCGCGACGCTGGTCGAGCGGGTCTGGCAGAGCCGCACCGCGATGGTCGTCACCGGCACCGAGGAGGGTGCAGCGCTCGGCGCGGAGAGCGTCGTCCTGCACGGGCTGCGCAGCATCATGGCGGCGCCGATCCTGCTCGACGGCCGGCTGCTCGGCGTCGTCTACCTGGACAGCCGGGTCGCGAAGGGCATCTTCACCGCGGACGACGTCGGCGTGCTCACCGCGATCACCAGCCACGTCGCGGTGGCGCTGGAGACCGCGCGAGCCGCGCAGCTAGAGGTGGCGGTCGGTGCCGCGAACCGCCAGCGCGACCTCGCCGAGACGCTGCGGGACGCGCTGGCCGCGATCACCGGAATCCTCGAACCGACGCCCGAGCAGGTGCTGCGGCGGCTGCTCACGGTCGTGTTCGGTGTCGTCGGGGGCGACAGCGGCTGGCTGATCCAGGCCGGGCCGGAGCCGCCGCTGGTCTGGGTACGGGCCGCGTCGCGTACCGGACGGCACCACCGCACCGACGACCTGGCCGGCATCTTCGCCGCGGTCGCGGCGGCGGACGGGCTGGACGACCCCGGCGACGGCCTGAACATCCCGACCGGATCGCACCCGGTCGCGATGGAGGCCGACGCCCGGCTGCTGCACCTGCTCGAGACGGCCGAACCGGCGGTGAGCCGGTCCGACGCGCCGCGCCTGGTCACCGACGCGCTGCCGGACGCCCGGTGCTGGCTGGCGCTGCCGCTGGTGGCGCGCGACGAGCGGCTCGGCGTCCTGCTGTTCGCGACCGGCTCACCGGACGACTACGACGACGGCGTGGCCGAGATCGCCGGTGCGCTGGTCGGGCAGGGCATGGTCGCCTACGAGAACGCCCGGCTGTTCGCCGAGGTCCGGCGGCTCGCGACGATCGACGGGCTGACCGGCGTCGCCAACCGCCGCCACTTCTTCGAGCTGGCCACCCAGGACGTCGCGGTCAGCAGGCGGGACCGGGCGGCGAGCTGGCCGATCGCCGCGATGATGATCGACATCGACCACTTCAAGCAGGTCAACGACGAGCACGGCCACCAGGTCGGCGACGAGGTGATCCAGGTGGTCGCCGGGCGGCTCCGGCAGAACGGCCGCGGGCTCGGGCTGCTCGGCCGGTACGGCGGTGAGGAGTTCGCGCTGCTGCTCCGCGCCGGGCCGGTGGAGGCGGCGCGGGTCGCGGAGCAGCTGCGGGCCGCGGTGGCCGAGGACCCGGTGCCGACGTCGGCCGGGCCGCTGCGGGTGACGATCAGCCTCGGCGTCACCTACCTGCGCGACGCCGACCTGGACGCGGATCCGGACGCGGACACGCTGGTCAGCACGCTACTGGGGCGCGCGGACCGCTGCCTGTACCTGGCGAAGCACGCCGGCCGGAACCGCGTGCACGTCAGTTAG